In one Nitrososphaera viennensis EN76 genomic region, the following are encoded:
- a CDS encoding exosome complex RNA-binding protein Csl4: protein MSKENSNDNKVMTIILPGEQVASIEEFEGGKNTYLTEDGTIRAAAIGTKALDLKRRVVKIEPKNAPMLPKIGDILVGYVEMIFASMISVKVLYINGVESTSGFSAIASMRVGGGRDRRERPIFRTGDIIRGRVMSLLNSTVHMTIAEREFGVLYTTCFMCGGDTVKVNDTVKCIECGAWEPRKLTDDYGKETLRQIFRAGGK, encoded by the coding sequence TTGAGCAAGGAAAATAGTAATGACAATAAAGTGATGACAATAATACTGCCAGGCGAGCAGGTTGCCTCCATCGAGGAGTTTGAGGGCGGCAAGAACACCTACCTGACGGAAGACGGCACGATAAGGGCGGCCGCAATAGGCACCAAGGCCCTCGACCTGAAAAGGCGCGTGGTAAAGATAGAGCCCAAGAACGCGCCGATGCTTCCCAAGATAGGCGACATACTGGTAGGCTATGTCGAGATGATATTTGCCAGCATGATATCCGTAAAGGTGCTGTACATAAACGGAGTAGAGTCCACGTCAGGGTTCTCGGCGATAGCCTCCATGAGAGTGGGAGGCGGCCGCGACAGGCGCGAAAGGCCGATCTTTCGCACCGGCGACATCATCCGGGGCAGGGTGATGAGCCTGCTCAACTCTACCGTGCACATGACGATTGCAGAAAGAGAGTTTGGAGTGCTCTACACCACCTGCTTTATGTGCGGGGGCGACACGGTCAAGGTGAACGACACGGTCAAGTGCATCGAGTGCGGAGCTTGGGAGCCCCGCAAGCTGACAGACGACTACGGCAAGGAGACGCTTCGCCAGATATTCAGGGCAGGCGGCAAGTAG